In the Vicinamibacterales bacterium genome, AGGTCGGTGGCCCCGCGCGAGCTGAGCTTCGTGAAGCGCACGTCGAAGCTGGCGCCGAGATGCGGCTTCATGAACCACCTGGCTCCCCCGCCGAAATTAAGGGCGGCGTTCCACGCCTCGGGCACGGTGATGGCCGCCAGGCTGCCGAAGGCTTCCGAACTGCTGGCAACCTTGGTGCGGCCATAGCCGGCGCTCAAGTAGCTCCACCCCAACTTGTGCCCGAAGTTGATCGACAACTGCGGCAGCACGCTCGTGATCTGCGTGGTGACCGACGTCGTGGTCTGGGTGGTCTTCTCGGTCGAGCCCGAGCCGGTGGTCGACGTCAGCGGGTCGCTGCTGCCCTTGCCCGTGGCCAGGGACACCCCAAGGCCAAAGGTCGCGACTCCGAGCTTGAGCGGGTAGACCGTGGCGCCGCCGGCGAGGCCCCAGCCGCGTCCTGGGAGGGGCGTGGTGGCCGAGAGAGGCGGAACCCAGCCTTCAGCCGTGGGCAGGCCCACCCACGCTCCGTGCAGATCGACGGCGAACCAGGGAAGCCGTTCGGAGGTTTGAGCCGAGACCGGCGCCGCCGCGAGCAGGGCCAACGCCACCATTGCCGCCAGGCGCATCAGTAGCCGCCCGTCTTTCCTGCCGCCGCCTCGCCCCGCGATTCCTTCACGATGCGCACGCCAGCGCTCGCGCCAATGCGCGTGGCGCCGGCCGCAACCATGGCCTTCATCTGCTCAAGGTCGCGCACGCCGCCGGAAGCCTTCACGCCCATCTCGTCGCCGACAATGCGGCGCATCAGGGCGACATCGGCGGCGGTGGCGCCGCCGGGCCCGAAGCCGGTCGAGGTCTTGACGAAATCGGCGCCGGCGGCCTTGGCCAGCGTGCAGGCGGTGATCTTCTCCTCGTCGGTCAGCAGCGCGGTCTCGATGATCACCTTGCTGCCGGCGCCCGCGGCGTGACACGCCGAGACGACGCCGCGGATGTCGTCGGTGACCAGCCGCACGTCGCCGGACTTGAGCGCGCCGACGTTGATCACCATATCGATCTCCGCCGCCCCGTCGAAAATCGCGCGGCGCGCCTCGAACTGCTTGACGTCAGGCGTGGTCGCCCCCAACGGGAAGCCGACGACCGAGCAGACCGCGACGCCGCTGCCACGCAGTTGCCGGGCCGCCAGCGCGACCCACGTCGGGTTCACGCACACGGTGGCGAACTTCCACTCCGCCGCTTCCTTGCACAGCTGCTCGATCTCTTTCGCCGTCGCGTCGGGCTTGAGCAGCGTGTGATCGATCAGGCCCGACAGGCCTTGTGCACCGCCGTCGGCGGCGTGCAGGCCCAGGCGCGTGGCGCCGGCGTCGAGCACGTGCTGCACCCGGTCTGGACAGCAGTCGAAGGTAAAGCCGTGGCACGCGCACCGGGTCGGCGCCACCGCGCCGGCCCGCGCCAGTTCCTCCAGGATCAACGCGATGACCCGACGATAGTCGCTCACTGCGTCTTCTCCAACGCGCGAATCTTCGCCAGGCGGCGAAGGTGGCGGGCCTCGCCCATGGGGGTGCCGAGCCAGGTGTCCACAATCGCCTTGGCGTCGCCCACCGAGAGCAACGTCGCGCCGAGCGCCAGCACGTTGGCGCCGTTGTGCTCGCGGGAGTAGCGGGCCAGGGTCTTGTCGGTGCACATCGCCGCGCGGGCCCCGTCGATCTTGTTGGCGGCGATCGCCGAACCGATGCCGGCGCCGTCAATAACGATGGCGGCGTCCACTTCCCTGCGCGCCACCAGCCGGGCGGCCTGCGCCGCGATGTCGGGATAGTCCACCGGGTCGGGGCCGTCGGTGCCCACGTCGAGCACGCTCAGGCCCTTCTGCCGCAGGTAATCACGCAAGGCCGCCTTGAGCGCCACGCCCGAATGATCGCTGCCAATGGCCAGCGAGCGGATATCGGCCACCGGCGCCAGGCCGTCGAGGCTGGCGTCGGCGACCCCGCGCAACACGGTCACACGGCGGGCCTTCAGCGTGTCGGCGGCCAGCGGCGTGACGTGCCCGCCGGTCTTCAGCGTGACGCTGGAGCCGATCTCCAGGATCCGCGCGTCGGCCTCCGTAATGATGTCGAACGTCTTCATTGAACTCCCGTCGAGTAGTTCCGCCCCGTCAAGCCGTGCCGCCCCGTCTGTATCGTGCTAGTCTTTTCCGCCATGTCTGCCGCGAAACCTACCGTGCTCATCGACCAGGAAGAACTCCAGGCCCGCATTGCGGACCTGGCGCGCGAGATCCGCCGGGACTTCCCCGAGGACCAGCTGCACTTCGTCTGCGTCCTCAAGGGCGCCTTCCTGTTTCTCGGCGACCTCATTCGCAACCTCGACGGCCACGTCACCATCGACTTCATGTCCCTTTCCAGCTACGGATCTGGCACGTCGTCGTCCGGCGAAGTCCGCCTGTCGAAGGACCTCGACTCCGGCCTCGAGGGCCGCGATGTCATCATCGTCGAAGACATCGTCGACACCGGGCTGACCTTGCATTACCTGCAGGACATTCTCATGGCCCGCGGACCCAAGTCGCTGCGGACCGCCTGCCTGCTCAGCAAGCCATCACGCCGGAAGATCGAGGTCAAGGTCGACTACATCGGCTTCACCATCGAAGACCGCTTCGTCGTCGGCTACGGCCTCGACTACGCCGAGCAGTACCGCAACCTGCCCTTCATCGGCGTGCTCGAGTAGCCGCCTACTGCGGCACGGCCTTTCGGACCAGGTCGGCTGCGGCCCGGGCCTCGCGCAGCACCGCCGCTTCGTCCAGCGTCAGCACCTTGCGGTCGCGCATCAGCACCTGGCCGTTCACCACGGTCGTCTCGACGTCGTCTCCGCGAGACACGTAGACGACCTGCGACACGGGATCGAACAGCGGCGTCTGCCGCGCCCGAGACATCCCCACCACGATGAGGTCGGCGCGCTTGCCCGCTTCCAGGGACCCGATGCGGGCCTGCTGGCCAAGGACGCGGGCGCCGCCGATAGTGGCGAGTTCCAGCGCCTCCGGTGCGCTGATCACGCGCGGATCCATCGACACCAGCTTCTGCTGGAATGCCGCCTGGCGCATCGCCTCGAACATGTCGAGGTCGTTGTTGCTGGCGGCGCCGTCGGTGCCCAGGCCGACATTCACGCCGGCCCGGCGATAGGCCACCACCGGCGCCGTTCCGCTCGCCAGCTTCATGTTGCTTTCGGGGTTGTTCGAAATGCCGACGTTGCGCTGTTTC is a window encoding:
- the deoC gene encoding deoxyribose-phosphate aldolase, with the translated sequence MSDYRRVIALILEELARAGAVAPTRCACHGFTFDCCPDRVQHVLDAGATRLGLHAADGGAQGLSGLIDHTLLKPDATAKEIEQLCKEAAEWKFATVCVNPTWVALAARQLRGSGVAVCSVVGFPLGATTPDVKQFEARRAIFDGAAEIDMVINVGALKSGDVRLVTDDIRGVVSACHAAGAGSKVIIETALLTDEEKITACTLAKAAGADFVKTSTGFGPGGATAADVALMRRIVGDEMGVKASGGVRDLEQMKAMVAAGATRIGASAGVRIVKESRGEAAAGKTGGY
- a CDS encoding RpiB/LacA/LacB family sugar-phosphate isomerase — its product is MKTFDIITEADARILEIGSSVTLKTGGHVTPLAADTLKARRVTVLRGVADASLDGLAPVADIRSLAIGSDHSGVALKAALRDYLRQKGLSVLDVGTDGPDPVDYPDIAAQAARLVARREVDAAIVIDGAGIGSAIAANKIDGARAAMCTDKTLARYSREHNGANVLALGATLLSVGDAKAIVDTWLGTPMGEARHLRRLAKIRALEKTQ
- the hpt gene encoding hypoxanthine phosphoribosyltransferase, with translation MSAAKPTVLIDQEELQARIADLAREIRRDFPEDQLHFVCVLKGAFLFLGDLIRNLDGHVTIDFMSLSSYGSGTSSSGEVRLSKDLDSGLEGRDVIIVEDIVDTGLTLHYLQDILMARGPKSLRTACLLSKPSRRKIEVKVDYIGFTIEDRFVVGYGLDYAEQYRNLPFIGVLE